TGATTGAGTACTTTTTCAAGGGGGAAGTGCACTTTAGCGGGGTATCAGTGCACTAAAAAGGTGAGCCTTTTTGTTATTAAGTGTGTCAGCGTGTGGAATTATCAGCCAAAGGAAATGGGCTTTCGACCTGTATTTTTGTCTACTTGTGTGTAAGATTTTCCTGACTTTTGTCGTTTTTTCTTACTTGATTTTGGTGCCGTTTCGGCGCGTGGTGTGGCTACCGCACGGGGTTGTGGCGTTGCATCAGGTGCTAAGGTTAAATGAAATTCATCACCATCAAAATGCAGAATATCGCCTGAATAAATCTTTTTACGCTTTTGCGTACATATTTCATCGTTGACTGCTACATAACCTTCAGTGATCAGTAACTTAGCATGTCCACCAGTTTCTGCTAAGTCCAGTACTTTCAAAAGGTTACATAATTCTATTGGCTCTTCTTCAAGCTCAATTTCAATAAACCCATCTTGCATTTAATTAACCTCAACATGCCGTATTTACTTAACACGGCCAGTGCCTCATTGTCTTATACGACAGTATATAAAATTACTGCGATGAATGACGAAACTTTTTCGTTAAATCTGAGGTCTTTAACATTACTGAAGCATTTGGTGTGTATCTTGCACGCCGACCACGCGATTTGTTTTTATCAGTATTATATGGAGGCAACGATGGGTATTCGCACAGCATTAAGAAAAGAGCTTATGAACGTAGATAAGACTGATCTAATGACCGCGGATGATGTACGTCACTATGTCAATGAGTCTCTTACGCAAGCCAAGGATAAGCTTTCGGTCATCTCTCGATTCAATGAGCATCATAGTCAGGTGCAAGCGGGACTGCCAAGTCAGGAACAGCACCTACGTCATCAACAGCATCGATTGTTTAAAGATATTCTCTATCCTAAATCATCTGTTCAAAATTGGCTATCTAGGTGTTA
This region of Pseudoalteromonas galatheae genomic DNA includes:
- a CDS encoding RNA-binding S4 domain-containing protein; the encoded protein is MQDGFIEIELEEEPIELCNLLKVLDLAETGGHAKLLITEGYVAVNDEICTQKRKKIYSGDILHFDGDEFHLTLAPDATPQPRAVATPRAETAPKSSKKKRQKSGKSYTQVDKNTGRKPISFG